One window from the genome of Osmerus mordax isolate fOsmMor3 chromosome 19, fOsmMor3.pri, whole genome shotgun sequence encodes:
- the LOC136963297 gene encoding apoptosis-inducing factor 3-like — protein sequence MSGRPSQSSDMDQDEELTEAVCQESDLQDGQMMEVNVGHYSVLLARSEGRFSALGNQCTHYGAPLSKGVLSGNRIRCPWHGACFNVHTGDLEEYPGMDCLPCHKVKVENNKVYVSIKKKELQQNKRVKIMSCRVSGVIHTILLLGGGAASLACAETLRQENYGGRIVMVTRDDLLPYDKTRLSKVMNVQSDSILLRRMEFYHQYDIEVWLRKEALSLDTEKKTVTFDDGSAQNYDQLLISTGCRAKGLDCPGMDLKNVKMLETPEDARQIHAACVGCRIVIVGTSFVGMEVASYMIDKATSITVIGSSELPYQKTLGPEIGKITMMMLAEKKVMFYMNDMVVEVRGEEGKVKEVVLKSGNVIPADVLIVGIGVINNSEVLQGSRIAMDSKSSVIVDKYMQTNIPGVFCGGDLATFPMAMAKGQRVTIGHWQMAQAHGRIAALNMLNKETELNSVPFYWTVLLGKTIRYTGYGEGYTELVVKGNVEDLNFLAFYIKDNEVIAAASLNYDPAVSVIAERFVTGKVITKKEAQSDDLSWLKLS from the exons ATGTCCGGGAGGCCATCAC AGTCATCAGATATGGACCAGGATGAGGAGCTGACTGAGGCAGTGTGTCAGGAGTCTGACCTACAAGATGGACA gatGATGGAGGTGAATGTTGGGCATTACAGTGTGCTGCTGGCACGCAGTGAGGGCAGATTCAGCGCCCTTGGCAACCAGTGCACACACTACGGCGCCCCCCTCAGTAAAG GAGTTCTGTCAGGGAACAGGATACGATGCCCATGGCATGGAGCGTGCTTCAACGTCCACACAGGAGACCTGGAGGAGTACCCTGGCATGGACTGTCTACCCTGCCACAAG gtCAAAGTGGAAAACAACAAAGTGTATGTGTCAATAAAGAAAAAG GAGCTGCAGCAGAACAAGAGGGTAAAAATCATGAGTTGCAGAGTATCGGGGGTCATCCACACCATCTTGTTGTTAGGGGGAG GGGCTGCCTCATTGGCGTGTGCGGAGACTCTCAGACAAGAAAACTATGGTGGCCGGATCGTCATGGTTACCCGAGACGACCTTCTGCCCTACGACAAGACCCGCCTCAGCAAG gTTATGAATGTTCAGAGTGACAGTATTCTGCTGAGAAGGATGGAGTTCTATCACCAGTACGACATCGAGGTGTGGCTCAGGAAAGAG GCGTTGTCATTGGACACGGAGAAGAAAACAGTAACGTTTGATGATGGTTCAGCCCAAAACTACGACCAGCTCCTAATCTCCACGGGCTgcag AGCGAAGGGTCTGGACTGTCCAGGGATGGACCTGAAGAATGTGAAGATGCTTGAGACTCCGGAGGACGCCAGGCAGATCCATGCTGCCTGTGTAGGCTGTCGCATCGTCATTGTGGGCACCTCTTTTGTTG GCATGGAGGTGGCCTCCTACATGATAGACAAGGCCACCAGCATCACCGTGATTGGCAGCAGTGAGCTTCCCTACCAGAAGACCCTGGGGCCCGAGATCGGCAAGATCACCATgatg ATGCTGGCAGAGAAGAAGGTGATGTTCTACATGAACGACATGGTCGTAGAGGTCCGAGGAGAGGAAGGCAAG gtgaAGGAGGTGGTGCTAAAGAGTGGGAATGTCATTCCTGCAGATGTACTGATAGTGGGAATCG GTGTCATCAACAACTCAGAGGTGCTCCAGGGAAGTCGCATAGCCATGGACTCCAAGAGCTCGGTCATCGTGGATAAG taTATGCAGACCAACATCCCTGGGGTGTTTTGTGGGGGAGATCTGGCCACCTTCCCTATGGCCATGGCCAAGGGCCAGCGGGTCACCATTGGACACTGGCAGATGGCACAAGCACACG GGAGGATTGCAGCCCTGAACATGCTGAACAAAGAAACTGAGCTGAACTCTGTCCCCTTCTATTGGACCGTCTTACTGGGGAAGACAATCAGATACACAG gttaTGGGGAAGGCTACACCGAGTTAGTAGTAAAAGGAAACGTGGAGGATTTGAATTTCTTGGCATTTTACATCAA GGATAACGAGGTCATAGCTGCAGCCAGTTTGAACTATGACCCTGCGGTGTCCGTGATCGCTGAGCGATTTGTAACAGGAAAGGTCATCACAAAGAAGGAAGCTCA